From the genome of Epinephelus moara isolate mb chromosome 10, YSFRI_EMoa_1.0, whole genome shotgun sequence, one region includes:
- the notch2 gene encoding neurogenic locus notch homolog protein 2 isoform X2, whose protein sequence is MEQIPGFSSGKPLVLFFCFIHLSLALQCMDDKAPCVNNATCLTFSNGTEYCRCAPGFLGEYCHHKDPCQPGFCLNGGNCSVSMLAGVPVPGSAACTCPLGYTGQHCQTPQNSTCYPDNPCANKGVCTLLSLDKYKCECARGWTGPQCEHEDSCLSSPCANGGMCSSQSGGSYTCSCPPGYTGLRCLNDTNECAATPPICQNEGECINTPGSYKCNCAPGFTGRHCESSYIPCSPSPCLNGGTCHQNSETSYSCHCLPGFNGTNCENNIDDCPGHQCANGGTCMDGVNTYNCQCPPEWTGQHCTEDVDECRLQPNTCQNGGTCSNLFGSYVCVCVNGWSGPDCSENIDDCATAACSAGSTCIDRVASFVCLCPYGKTGLLCHRDDACISNPCREGSQCDTNPISGMFNCNCKPGYVGSTCNIDRDECSIGTNPCEHGGQCVNTDGSFTCNCVRGYAGPRCEQDVNECASSPCQNDGTCLDRIGDYTCICMPGFEGTHCEIEVNECLSSPCLNQGKCLDQVSRFVCECPAGFSGEMCQIDIDECSSTPCLNGAKCIDRPNGYDCECAEGFTGLLCEDNINDCVPEPCHHGVCKDGIATFSCECQPGYTGSICNIQVHECHSSPCQNRGRCVDLVNAYQCNCLSGTMGVNCEINEDDCASNPCEYGECVDGINEYKCVCAPGYTGVKCDVEINECNSNPCMSGGTCVDKINGFHCLCPPSTHGPLCLSGTDHCAPQPCVHGECIEQQHGYHCECEAGWVGQHCEQEKDECQLTPCQNGGTCVDRHNGYTCLCQQGFRGVNCEKNVDECASGPCLNQGICIDGVNSYTCQCSPPFTGKHCEVEQVPCASHPCERGGVCRPSADYTSYTCRCPAGWQGARCSQDVNECKKNPCKNGGRCVNSEGSYMCNCLPGYSGHNCQTDIDDCSPNRCLNGGSCLDDVGSFSCDCRPGFEGERCETEVDECASQPCRNGAICRDYVNSFVCECRPGFDGILCEHNILECTESSCLNNGTCIDDINTFSCRCRPGFYGKFCEFEQNECDSQPCRNGGTCTDGLGTYRCTCPVGYNGQNCQNFVNLCSQVRCHNGGSCSQTATSWTCHCQMGWTGLYCDVPNMSCQDFAARQGLGVENVCKNAGRCVNVGNSHRCQCQPGYTGSYCKEMVDECQSNPCRNGAKCKDYQGTYECTCKPGYQGVNCEYDVDECHSRPCLHGGTCINLINRFTCACPPGTHGVQCEVNVDDCAPKPGSFEPRCLNGGQCMDGVGRYTCSCPPGFVGEHCEGDLNECLSEPCHAPGSLDCVQLVNDYQCRCRLGYTGRHCESMVDLCLSKPCHNSGICSMNMSSEHGYTCSCVPGFTGFNCGEIEGYSCAKLRCQNGGHCMQSAAGRLYCQCQPDFSGPHCEIDQRCPWTCQNGGTCVKDPTNPYQYSCRCPMYFSGRYCEIKHILDIPRSCPYLQCGQHSGDKVCDNQCNNHECQWDGGDCSLNWERPWDNCTASVPCWDLFKNGRCDKECDTPGCLFDSFECQETKPAPCTYDKYCADHFGNGICDQSCYTEACGWDGLDCSSDTPAKLVDGTLVIVVRLQPKELLGDLRGFLRSLGALLHTNLRVKLDENKKPMVYAYYGAEEEHGLHLQRRRSKREMEREVIGSVVHLELDNRECSQSSLDCFSNTNEAASFIAAAHIKADLPYPLVTVNSDPTVEPKKPILIILVGVAVGVILLILVLGMLAAKRKHKHGVLWLPDGFLANKNDKRREPVGQDDFDMKNFKTQDGAMIDGGQSQRWLEDEVPSKKPRTEDKPLLPIAMDGGVDRREWTLQHRKAADITLTPPQADLDADCLDVNVKGPDGFTPLMLASLRNGGGPDCSLHGDEEEESGGDEPGPSVISDLIAQGASLMAQTDRTGETALHLAARYARADAAKRLLDAGADPNAHDNMGRTPLHAAVAADAQGVFQILIRNRATELDARMNDGTTPLVLAARLAVEGMVEELIHCHADINAVDDHGKSALHWAAAVNNVEATLVLLKNGANRDMQDNKEETPLFLAAREGSFEAAQVLLDHYSNRDITDHLDRLPRDTAQERMHHDIVRLLDQYNLVHSPHNGPNHMGGGGNSVMCGANGAGFIGMRPGPQGKKSRRGGGGAKVGGVGGGAKELKDMKAKRRKKPAGGEGPGVGNGGGGGSGGGTGGGNANGVKAAGLPESSVTMSPVDSLESPHSYTGDVSGAVSTTANSPPLLSSPTSRPMLPPVSHMLGQQPGWVGMTKHGYGSHMFGIVPHQMGGSHPGMGQRHGQGPMLTPMNVTMSREQLPPIVTFQMMAPGGGQAMLKQPQPGQVQVTQSQGQNQSQGHSQQGPGHLRCSQSMMYQMPEQMSMAHGLSHAMQHPHTVSHGGHGGIEGQSRPLPSYPPMQSPVDKYPTPPSQHSYTTTGSEGTTPGHSAHPPSEHPYLTPSPESPDPWSSSSPHSNSDWSDVTTSPTPLGNPHHALPSSHHTHIPEQVQLQPQSQQMQQASQQPQLGNMQVFA, encoded by the exons gtgtgcaCCAGGCTTCCTGGGTGAGTACTGCCACCATAAGGACCCCTGTCAACCTGGCTTCTGCCTGAATGGAGGGAACTGCTCTGTGTCCATGCTAGCTGGTGTACCTGTACCAGGCAGCGCCGCTTGCACTTGCCCACTCGGCTACACTGGACAGCACTGCCAAACTCCCCAGAACTCCACTTGTTACCCCGACAACCCCTGTGCCAACAAAGGTGTCTGCACCCTGCTGTCCCTCGACAAATACAAGTGCGAGTGTGCCAGAGGATGGACAG gaCCACAGTGTGAGCATGAGGACAGCTGCCTATCTAGTCCCTGTGCCAACGGTGGAATGTGCAGCTCTCAGTCCGGTGGTAGCTACACATGCTCCTGTCCTCCAGGTTACACAGGTCTGCGGTGCCTCAATGACACCAACGAATGTGCTGCCACACCTCCTATATGCCAGAATGAAGGAGAATGCATCAACACCCCTGGATCCTACAA GTGTAACTGTGCCCCGGGGTTTACTGGCAGACACTGTGAAAGCTCATACATCCCTTGCTCACCCTCACCATGCCTGAATGGAGGCACCTGCCACCAGAACTCTGAAACCAGCTACTCGTGCCACTGCCTTCCAG GCTTCAATGGGACTAACTGTGAGAACAACATAGATGACTGCCCCGGTCATCAGTGTGCCAATGGAGGAACCTGTATGGACGGAGTCAACACCTACAACTGCCAGTGCCCCCCAGAGTGGACTG GTCAACACTGCACAGAAGACGTGGACGAGTGTCGTCTGCAGCCAAACACGTGTCAGAACGGAGGCACCTGCAGCAACCTGTTTGGCAGCTAcgtctgtgtgtgcgtaaatGGCTGGAGTGGACCCGACTGCTCTGAAAACATTGATGACTGTGCTACAGCTGCATGCAGCGCAGGCTCCACGTGTATCGACCGTGTTGCGTCTTTCGTCTGTCTCTGCCCCTACGGAAAGACAG GTTTGCTCTGCCATAGAGACGACGCCTGTATCAGTAACCCCTGTAGAGAGGGTTCTCAGTGTGACACCAACCCCATCAGTGGCATGTTCAACTGTAACTGTAAACCTGGATATGTAGGCAGCACCTGCAACATCGACAGAGACGAGTGCAGCATTG GTACCAACCCTTGCGAGCACGGTGGTCAGTGTGTCAACACCGATGGCTCCTTCACATGTAACTGTGTGAGGGGTTATGCTGGGCCGCGCTGTGAACAAGACGTCAACGAGTGTGCTTCGAGCCCCTGCCAGAACGATGGCACATGTCTGGATCGCATTGGGGACTACACCTGCATCTGCATGCCCG GATTTGAGGGGACTCACTGTGAGATCGAGGTGAATGAGTGCCTCAGCTCACCCTGTCTGAACCAGGGTAAATGTCTGGACCAGGTCAGCCGCTTTGTCTGCGAATGCCCAGCAG GCTTCAGTGGCGAGATGTGCCAGATAGACATCGATGAGTGTTCCAGCACTCCCTGTTTAAATGGGGCCAAGTGTATCGACCGACCCAATGGATACGACTGTGAATGTGCTGAAG GCTTCACTGGTCTACTTTGTGAGGACAACATCAACGACTGCGTGCCAGAGCCATGCCACCATGGTGTGTGTAAAGATGGCATCGCCACCTTCTCCTGTGAGTGCCAGCCTGGGTACACAGGCTCCATCTGCAACATCCAGGTCCACGAGTGCCACAGCAGCCCTTGTCAGAACCGAGGACGCTGCGTTGACCTGGTCAACGCCTACCAGTGTAACTGCCTATCAGGAACCATGG GGGTGAACTGTGAGATCAATGAAGATGACTGTGCCAGCAACCCCTGTGAGTACGGAGAGTGCGTCGATGGCATAAACGAGTACAAATGTGTGTGCGCCCCAGGATATACAG GAGTTAAATGTGATGTGGAGATCAACGAGTGTAACTCAAACCCATGTATGAGCGGGGGAACCTGCGTGGACAAGATCAACGGGTTCCACTGCCTGTGTCCACCCAGCACCCACGGCCCTCTGTGCCTCTCTGGGACCGACCACTGTGCTCCTCAGCCGTGTGTGCATGGAGAATGTATTGAGCAGCAACACGG GTATCATTGTGAGTGTGAAGCTGGCTGGGTGGGACAGCACTGTGAGCAGGAAAAGGACGAGTGCCAGCTCACTCCATGCCAAAATGGTGGCACCTGTGTGGACAGACATAATGGCTACACCTGTCTGTGCCAACAGGGATTCAGAG GTGTCAACTGTGAGAAGAACGTAGATGAATGTGCATCCGGGCCCTGTCTGAACCAAGGGATTTGTATCGATGGAGTCAACAGTTATACCTGTCAGTGTAGTCCACCATTCACAG GTAAACACTGTGAGGTGGAACAAGTTCCCTGTGCCTCTCATCCATGTGAGAGGGGAGGAGTGTGTCGTCCATCAGCAGATTACACGTCTTACACCTGTCGATGTCCAGCTGGTTGGCAAG GTGCACGCTGCAGTCAGGATGTGAACGAATGCAAAAAGAACCCTTGCAAAAATGGTGGTCGATGCGTGAACAGCGAGGGCAGCTACATGTGTAACTGTCTACCTGGATACAGCGGACACAACTGTCAGACGGACATTGACGACTGCTCACCGA ACCGATGCCTGAATGGAGGCTCTTGTTTGGACGATGTCGGGAGCTTCTCCTGTGACTGCCGCCCGGGTTTTGAAGGGGAGCGCTGTGAGACTGAGGTAGACGAGTGTGCCAGCCAGCCCTGCAGGAACGGTGCCATCTGCCGCGACTACGTCAACAGCTTTGTGTGCGAGTGCCGACCAGGCTTTGATGGAATcctgtgtgaacacaacatccTTGAATGCACTGAGAG CTCCTGTCTGAATAATGGGACCTGCATCGATGACATCAATACCTTCTCTTGCCGTTGCCGTCCTGGTTTTTATGGGAAATTCTGTGAGTTTGAGCAGAACGAGTGTGACTCCCAGCCCTGTAGGAATGGAGGCACCTGCACTGATGGGCTGGGCACCTACCGCTGCACCTGCCCCGTGGGATACAATGGACAGAACTGCCAG AACTTTGTGAACCTCTGCAGCCAGGTGCGCTGTCACAACGGCGGCTCCTGCTCTCAGACAGCCACCTCGTGGACCTGCCATTGTCAAATGGGATGGACGGGACTTTACTGTGACGTCCCCAACATGTCCTGCCAGGACTTTGCTGCCAGGCAAG GTCTTGGAGTGGAAAATGTGTGTAAGAACGCTGGGAGGTGTGTGAACGTGGGCAACTCCCACCGGTGTCAGTGCCAGCCAGGATACACAGGCAGCTACTGTAAAGAGATGGTCGACGAGTGCCAGTCAAACCCTTGTCGCAATGGAGCCAAATGCAAAGACTATCAGGGCACATACGAGTGTACA TGTAAACCAGGTTACCAGGGGGTGAACTGTGAGTATGATGTCGATGAATGCCACTCTAGACCCTGCCTCCATGGAGGAACCTGTATCAACCTCATCAACCGCTTCACCTGTGCCTGCCCACCTGGAACACATG GAGTCCAGTGTGAAGTGAACGTGGATGACTGTGCGCCCAAGCCTGGCTCTTTTGAACCCCGCTGTCTGAACGGAGGACAGTGTATGGACGGTGTGGGACGTTACACCTGCTCCTGCCCTCCAGGATTTGTTGGAGAACACTGCGAGGGGGATCTCAATGAATGCCTGTCTGAGCCCTGCCACGCCCCCGGCAGCCTCGATTGTGTGCAGCTGGTCAATGATTACCAGTGTCGTTGTCGCCTTGGATACACCG GTCGTCATTGTGAGTCCATGGTAGATCTGTGTCTGTCTAAGCCGTGCCACAACAGTGGCATCTGCTCTATGAATATGAGCTCAGAGCATGGCTACACCTGCTCCTGTGTTCCT GGCTTTACTGGGTTCAACTGTGGAGAAATAGAAGGCTACAGTTGTGCAAAGCTACGTTGCCAGAATGGCGGGCACTGTATGCAGTCAGCAGCTGGTCGCTTGTACTGCCAGTGCCAGCCAGACTTCAGTGGACCACACTGTGAGATTGATCAGAGGTGTCCATGGACGTGCCAAAATGGAGGAACCTGCGTCAAAGACCCAACCAACCCATACCAGTACAGCTGCCGCTGTCCCATGTACTTCTCTGGACGATACTGTGAGATCAAACACATCTTAGACATCCCTCGAAGTTGCCCTTATCTGCAGTGTGGGCAGCATTCAGGGGATAAAGTGTGCGACAATCAGTGTAACAACCATGAATGTCAGTGGGATGGAGGCGACTGCTCACTCAACTGGGAGCGGCCTTGGGATAACTGCACCGCCAGTGTTCCCTGCTGGGATCTCTTTAAGAATGGACGTTGTGATAAGGAGTGTGACACCCCTGGGTGCCTCTTTGATAGCTTTGAGTGCCAAGAGACCAAACCAGCCCCCTGCAC GTATGACAAGTACTGCGCAGACCACTTCGGGAATGGCATCTGTGACCAGAGCTGCTACACAGAGGCTTGTGGCTGGGACGGCCTGGACTGTTCATCTGACACTCCAGCTAAATTGGTGGATGGCACGCTGGTCATCGTGGTCAGGCTGCAGCCTAAAGAGCTGCTTGGAGACTTGAGGGGTTTCTTGCGCTCCCTGGGAGCCCTGTTGCACACCAACTTGCGGGTGAAGTTAGATGAAAATAAGAAGCCAATGGTGTACGCTTACTATGGAGCGGAGGAGGAGCACGGACTGCATTTACAGAGGAGAAGGAGCAAGcgggagatggagagggaggtTATTGG ATCTGTGGTGCACCTGGAACTCGATAACCGGGAATGTTCCCAGAGTTCTCTCGACTGTTTCTCCAACACTAATGAGGCTGCATCATTCATCGCAGCAGCACACATCAAGGCTGACCTGCCTTACCCTCTCGTGACTGTTAACA GTGACCCAACAGTTGAACCCAAGAAACCCATCCTGATAATTCTGGTTGGAGTGGCGGTGGGTGTTATTCTGCTTATCCTGGTGCTGGGGATGCTAGCAGCCAAGAGGAAGCACAAACATGGTGTCCTGTGGCTGCCTGATGGCTTCTTGGCCAATAAGAATGACAAAAGGAGAGAGCCTGTTGGACAGGACGACTTTGACATGAA GAATTTCAAGACCCAGGATGGAGCCATGATTGATGGAGGTCAGAGTCAGAGATGGCTGGAAGATGAGGTCCCATCCAAGAAACCAAGA ACTGAAGACAAACCCTTGCTTCCCATTGCTATGGATGGAGGTGTTGACCGAAGGGAGTGGACCCTGCAGCATCGCAAGGCTGCTGACATCACCCTCACCCCCCCTCAGGCTGACCTGGATGCTGACTGCCTGGATGTTAATGTCAAGGGACCTG ATGGCTTCACCCCACTGATGCTGGCATCTCTGCGTAATGGTGGAGGCCCAGACTGCAGCCTGCAtggagatgaggaggaagagagcgGAGGGGATGAACCAGGGCCGAGTGTCATTTCAGACCTGATCGCTCAGGGTGCTTCCTTGATGGCTCAGACAGACCGTACAGGAGAAACAGCGCTCCACCTGGCTGCCCGCTATGCCAGGGCTGATGCTGCTAAGAGACTGCTGGACGCCGGAGCTGATCCCAACGCCCATGACAACATGGGCAGAACTCCGCTGCATGCTGCTGTGGCGGCTGATGCCCAGGGAGTCTTCCAG atTCTGATCCGTAATCGTGCGACAGAGCTGGATGCCCGCATGAATGATGGCACTACTCCACTGGTCCTGgcagccaggctagctgtggAGGGCATGGTGGAAGAGCTGATCCACTGCCATGCTGACATCAATGCTGTAGACGACCACG GCAAATCCGCCTTGCACTGGGCAGCTGCAGTCAATAACGTGGAGGCAACTCTTGTGCTTTTGAAGAATGGAGCCAACCGTGACATGCAAGACAATAAG GAGGAGACCCCACTGTTTCTTGCAGCCAGAGAAGGCAGCTTCGAAGCGGCGCAGGTTCTCCTCGACCACTACTCCAACCGTGACATTACTGACCACCTGGACCGACTGCCCCGCGATACAGCTCAAGAACGCATGCATCATGACATAGTGCGCTTACTGGACCAGTATAACTTGGTTCACAGTCCACACAATGGGCCCAACCACATGGGTGGAGGAGGAAACTCTGTTATGTGTGGCGCCAACGGAGCTGGCTTCATCGGTATGCGACCTGGGCCGCAGGGTAAGAAGAGCAGGAGAGGCGGAGGTGGAGCAAAGGTTGGAGGTGTTGGCGGGGGAGCTAAGGAGCTAAAAGACATGAAGGCGAAGAGAAGAAAGAAGCCTGCTGGGGGAGAGGGTCCAGGTGTGGGCAATGGAGGGGGAGGCGGTAGTGGAGGAGGTACAGGAGGAGGAAACGCGAATGGTGTAAAGGCAGCGGGACTTCCAGAAAGCTCAGTCACCATGTCACCTGTTGACTCCCTGGAGTCACCACACTCGTACACAGGGGACGTGTCCGGCGCCGTCTCCACCACTGCGAACTCCCCTCCCCTCCTGAGCAGCCCGACCTCCAGACCAATGCTGCCTCCCGTCAGCCACATGCTGGGACAGCAGCCGGGCTGGGTGGGCATGACCAAGCACGGCTACGGCAGCCACATGTTTGGCATCGTGCCGCACCAGATGGGAGGATCTCACCCTGGCATGGGCCAACGCCACGGCCAGGGCCCGATGCTGACTCCCATGAATGTCACCATGAGCAGAGAGCAGTTGCCGCCCATCGTCACGTTCCAGATGATGGCACCTGGGGGAGGCCAGGCCATGCTGAAGCAGCCTCAGCCAGGGCAGGTACAGGTCACACAGTCCCAGGGGCAGAACCAGAGTCAGGGTCACTCCCAGCAGGGGCCAGGCCACCTCCGATGTTCCCAGAGCATGATGTACCAGATGCCTGAGCAGATGAGTATGGCGCATGGGCTCTCCCACGCCATGCAGCACCCCCACACCGTCAGCCACGGAGGCCACGGGGGAATTGAGGGCCAGTCTCGGCCGCTGCCCTCCTACCCACCCATGCAGAGCCctgtggataagtaccccacTCCCCCCTCCCAGCACAGTTACACCACCACCGGCTCAGAGGGCACCACCCCCGGCCACTCTGCCCACCCACCCAGCGAGCACCCGTATCTCACCCCTTCACCCGAATCCCCAGACCCTTGGTCGTCTTCTTCGCCACACTCCAACTCAGACTGGTCTGACGTCACCACCAGCCCCACCCCTCTGGGGAACCCTCACCACGCACTGCCGTcttcacaccacacacacattccagaGCAGgtgcagctgcagccacagtCGCAACAGATGCAGCAGGCCTCTCAACAACCTCAGCTCGGAAACATGCAGGTGTTTGCGTAG